From a single Pelodiscus sinensis isolate JC-2024 chromosome 4, ASM4963464v1, whole genome shotgun sequence genomic region:
- the STYX gene encoding serine/threonine/tyrosine-interacting protein, whose product MELARPAFPALPQAKEDSEDWTYPMRREMQEILPGLFLGPYSSAMKSKLPILQKHGITHVICIRQNIEANFIKPNFQQLFRYLVLDIADNPVENIIRFFPMTKEFIDGSLQTGGKVLVHGNAGISRSAALVIAYIMETFGVKYRDAFTYVQERRFCINPNAGFVHQLQEYEAIYLAKLTIQMMSPLQLERSLSVPPGSTGSLKRTHEDEEEFGNMQVAAAQNG is encoded by the exons gattgGACCTATCCCATGAGAAGAGAGATGCAG GAAATTTTACCTGGGTTATTTTTAGGCCCATATTCTTCAGCTATGAAAAGCAAG CTACCTATACTTCAGAAACATGGAATAACCCATGTAATATGCATACGGCAAAATATTGAAGCAAATTTTATTAAACCAAACTTTCAACAGTTATTTAG GTATTTAGTCTTGGATATTGCAGATAATCCAGTTGAAAATATTATACGATTTTTCCCTATG ACTAAAGAATTTATTGATGGAAGTTTACAAACTGGAG GGAAAGTTCTTGTCCATGGAAATGCAGGGATTTCTAGAAG TGCTGCCTTAGTTATTGCATACATTATGGAAACATTTGGGGTGAAGTACAG GGATGCATTTACTTATGTTCAAGAAAGAAGATTCTGTATTAATCCTAATGCTGGATTTGTCCATCAACTTCAG GAATATGAAGCCATCTATCTAGCAAAATTAACTATCCAGATGATGTCACCACTGCAGCTGGAGAGATCACTCTCTGTTCCACCTGGATCTACAG gaagttTGAAGCGAACACATGAGGATGAAGAAGAATTTGGAAATAtgcaagtggcagcagcacagaatgggtGA